A window of Eubacteriaceae bacterium ES3 contains these coding sequences:
- a CDS encoding diacylglycerol kinase family lipid kinase, protein MQKQNVLLIINSVAGRQKAYKKMYQIVSTLSKNNCKTTIFSTTKRYEATDLVIQYGSDYDKIICAGGDGTLNEVISGLAHLNKKIPLGYIPTGTTNDLANSLGLPTKYELAINTAMGDKIQQHDIGAFNEDQYFTYLASFGAFSKVSYSTPQWLKNSFGYLAYILHGIISLPKIHSYKVTVTADGEEIAGDFLFGSVSNSKSIGGVVKFLDSEVTFDDGKFEVLLIKNPTRLKDLRGINKGLFEHKYDNVNIAFLKADTVTFNFENSASWTIDGEYAGKFCDVKIKNLPSMVQFITL, encoded by the coding sequence ATGCAGAAACAAAATGTTCTATTGATCATAAACTCTGTTGCAGGAAGACAAAAAGCCTACAAGAAGATGTATCAGATTGTCAGTACGCTTAGCAAAAATAATTGCAAAACGACCATTTTCTCGACGACTAAAAGATATGAAGCGACAGATCTTGTCATTCAATATGGCAGCGACTACGATAAAATTATCTGTGCCGGTGGTGACGGAACATTGAATGAAGTAATTTCCGGACTCGCACATTTAAATAAAAAAATACCCCTAGGTTATATACCGACTGGTACCACCAATGATCTGGCAAACTCTCTAGGTCTGCCTACTAAATATGAACTGGCCATTAATACGGCGATGGGTGATAAAATCCAGCAACATGACATAGGAGCTTTTAATGAAGACCAATATTTTACTTATCTGGCTTCTTTTGGAGCATTTTCAAAGGTATCCTATTCCACACCGCAATGGTTAAAAAATTCTTTTGGCTATTTAGCCTATATTTTGCACGGAATCATTAGTCTTCCCAAAATTCACTCCTATAAGGTTACTGTAACAGCAGATGGAGAAGAAATTGCAGGCGATTTCCTCTTCGGATCAGTCTCCAATTCCAAAAGTATTGGCGGTGTTGTGAAGTTTTTAGATTCTGAAGTTACATTCGATGATGGCAAATTTGAAGTTCTTTTAATTAAAAATCCAACAAGATTAAAAGATCTGAGAGGAATTAACAAGGGCTTGTTTGAACATAAATATGACAACGTTAATATTGCTTTTCTAAAAGCTGATACTGTTACTTTTAATTTTGAAAACAGTGCATCATGGACCATTGATGGAGAATATGCTGGTAAGTTTTGTGATGTTAAGATTAAAAACTTGCCCAGCATGGTGCAGTTTATTACTTTATAA
- a CDS encoding Ig domain-containing protein yields MPGSLSIDSDGLLTGTPVESEVGSYAVTITATDENGVTGSCDYTLVVQRGCGNGAYLIASDGDAAYTGSYTDDGIPTLTINEGVSGFTYFRVNISKVSGHDGEEVCLFVQKRNDMQIGTTFIIGDFDTLSGAGAAFNAQTGDVIEVYIVDNLSNNALENPTVL; encoded by the coding sequence TTGCCAGGCTCACTGAGTATTGACAGTGACGGACTTCTTACCGGTACACCCGTTGAGAGTGAGGTGGGAAGCTACGCCGTTACCATTACCGCGACGGATGAAAATGGCGTAACCGGTTCTTGCGACTATACCCTTGTCGTCCAAAGAGGCTGCGGTAACGGGGCCTACCTGATTGCCTCTGATGGCGACGCCGCTTACACCGGCAGCTATACTGACGATGGTATTCCGACACTAACTATTAATGAGGGTGTATCGGGCTTTACCTATTTTCGGGTAAATATTTCCAAAGTATCTGGACATGACGGGGAAGAAGTCTGCTTGTTTGTACAAAAAAGAAACGATATGCAAATTGGAACGACCTTTATTATTGGCGATTTTGATACCTTAAGCGGGGCTGGTGCAGCCTTCAATGCACAGACAGGGGATGTAATAGAAGTCTATATTGTGGACAATCTGTCAAATAATGCGCTAGAGAATCCAACAGTGCTTTAA
- a CDS encoding pyruvate formate lyase family protein, translating to MYTFKPHTERIERMRDKVRNRVIVADAEKARLKLEASQKYHDFPPMLEKPYESLYVISNMPIDIREDEYFAGDLGNKGWGAALGEMWLMADIENTWPIEADGLHHAPDDDPFYSHQKLAISPADLKELRDIFAKRMSVYGNNFPPEEWLPDGAHDFFKLQASDYGKIGGFPTMLPPGHLTPGFQNILKRGYADIRKEAQDWLDKHQGNVQGDNMGKYMFYKAATVACDGAITMTRRYADCARVKANTAPTAERKAELEKMAEGLDWIAEKPSRTFWEACQQVMMYNVFLKVDNDPFVTSMGRFDYYTWPYLEKDLKNGTITMDEAQELVDAFFLKINTFYGGGFGKMQQTAGIGHLGQHTTIGGLVPETGEDATNPVSYMVLEAMARLDLHEPTVSLRTNKNTPKEIWDCAMATSMRVGGLPLLQNDEVIVPAIQQELGFTLEDARNFAFIGCQEITGSGCDYPAPNGSSMSHSGIYWAIALDMALNNGINPINGEQVPEKLRSGYLSDMKSMDEVRAAFEKITTWMLTWSATLNNYTEHEYPRLFPFPNLSISTTGCMESGKDVSEGGAKYNSYGGTATGLATTADSLTALKYMVFDNKLISGKEYLDALLADWEGYEPLRQRILNEVPHFGNADPYADSEMKYVLDLYYDISRNFSTHRCEVYKCGTFGASDHVVQGEITWATPDGRKTGTPIADAASPAQGRDINGPTSVFTSSVSFNHSHFMDGMALNLKVRPTVMKGNDGITKLEDVTKAYFNQGGMEVQYNVVDAATLRKAQEKPEDYQNLVVRIAGFSAYFVDMTPAMQEDIISRAEHSF from the coding sequence ATGTATACGTTTAAACCGCACACGGAACGCATTGAAAGAATGCGTGACAAGGTTCGCAACAGAGTGATTGTTGCAGATGCAGAGAAAGCACGTTTAAAGCTGGAGGCATCGCAGAAATATCATGATTTTCCGCCAATGCTGGAAAAGCCTTATGAATCACTGTATGTCATTTCCAATATGCCTATTGATATCCGAGAAGACGAATATTTTGCCGGAGACCTGGGAAACAAAGGCTGGGGTGCTGCACTTGGCGAAATGTGGCTGATGGCGGATATAGAAAACACCTGGCCAATCGAAGCTGACGGTTTACATCATGCACCCGATGATGATCCGTTTTACTCTCATCAGAAACTGGCGATTTCACCGGCTGATCTTAAAGAGCTGCGTGATATTTTTGCCAAGCGGATGTCGGTTTATGGCAATAATTTTCCACCAGAAGAATGGCTGCCAGATGGAGCCCACGACTTTTTTAAGCTACAGGCTTCAGACTACGGAAAAATTGGTGGTTTCCCGACCATGTTACCGCCTGGCCATCTGACTCCTGGCTTCCAGAATATCCTTAAACGAGGCTATGCTGATATCCGTAAGGAAGCTCAGGATTGGCTGGATAAACATCAAGGTAACGTTCAAGGCGATAACATGGGCAAGTATATGTTCTATAAAGCAGCGACAGTTGCCTGTGATGGTGCTATTACCATGACAAGGCGTTATGCTGACTGCGCAAGAGTTAAAGCCAACACAGCACCAACGGCCGAACGTAAAGCAGAACTCGAAAAGATGGCTGAAGGCCTAGACTGGATCGCCGAAAAACCATCTCGCACCTTCTGGGAAGCCTGCCAGCAGGTAATGATGTACAATGTTTTTCTTAAGGTAGATAATGATCCCTTTGTAACAAGTATGGGTAGATTTGACTATTACACCTGGCCATACCTTGAAAAAGACCTTAAAAACGGTACCATCACAATGGACGAAGCTCAGGAACTAGTCGATGCCTTCTTCCTAAAAATAAACACTTTCTACGGCGGCGGCTTTGGCAAGATGCAGCAAACCGCTGGAATCGGCCATTTGGGACAGCATACCACTATTGGCGGCTTAGTCCCAGAAACTGGGGAAGACGCTACAAACCCCGTCTCCTATATGGTTCTGGAAGCTATGGCACGCCTGGATTTACACGAGCCAACTGTTTCATTGAGAACCAATAAAAATACGCCAAAAGAGATCTGGGATTGTGCAATGGCAACGTCCATGCGCGTAGGTGGTCTGCCTCTGCTTCAAAATGACGAAGTCATTGTGCCTGCAATTCAGCAGGAGTTGGGATTTACTTTGGAAGATGCCAGAAACTTTGCTTTTATCGGCTGCCAGGAAATTACTGGATCAGGTTGTGATTATCCGGCACCCAACGGTTCATCGATGTCTCACTCCGGTATCTATTGGGCAATCGCATTAGATATGGCACTTAACAATGGCATTAACCCCATCAACGGAGAACAGGTTCCTGAGAAATTACGTTCCGGATATCTTTCAGACATGAAATCTATGGATGAAGTGCGAGCCGCATTTGAAAAAATTACAACCTGGATGCTGACCTGGTCGGCAACACTTAATAATTACACTGAACATGAATACCCTCGATTATTTCCTTTCCCGAACCTTTCTATTTCTACCACTGGTTGTATGGAAAGCGGTAAAGACGTATCTGAAGGTGGAGCAAAATATAACTCTTACGGTGGGACTGCAACGGGATTGGCAACCACAGCCGACAGCCTGACAGCCCTTAAGTACATGGTATTTGATAATAAGTTAATTTCAGGAAAAGAATATCTTGATGCGCTCCTGGCTGATTGGGAAGGTTATGAGCCACTCCGTCAGAGAATTCTTAACGAAGTTCCGCATTTTGGCAACGCCGACCCTTATGCTGACTCTGAAATGAAATATGTTCTGGATCTGTATTATGATATTTCCAGAAACTTCTCAACCCATCGCTGTGAAGTCTATAAATGCGGTACCTTTGGTGCCTCTGACCACGTTGTACAGGGTGAGATAACCTGGGCAACCCCAGATGGGCGAAAAACCGGTACGCCAATCGCTGATGCTGCCAGTCCAGCCCAAGGAAGAGATATTAATGGTCCAACTTCAGTCTTTACTTCATCTGTCAGCTTTAATCATTCACATTTCATGGATGGGATGGCTCTAAACCTTAAAGTACGCCCAACCGTAATGAAAGGAAATGATGGCATAACCAAGTTGGAAGATGTAACTAAAGCCTATTTTAATCAGGGCGGAATGGAAGTACAGTATAATGTAGTTGATGCTGCAACCCTTAGAAAAGCCCAGGAAAAACCTGAAGACTATCAGAATCTTGTCGTCCGTATCGCTGGCTTTAGTGCCTATTTTGTCGATATGACGCCGGCTATGCAGGAAGATATAATCTCTCGAGCTGAGCATAGTTTTTAA